One window from the genome of Anopheles coluzzii chromosome X, AcolN3, whole genome shotgun sequence encodes:
- the LOC120955060 gene encoding transient receptor potential protein: protein MKKATESRENLVNSAVSLEDGTTEPVDDHPSTLRSMKSAASEFDLDIQDIVLTKTEKRFLLTAERGDCATVRRIIQENKEHPEEFDINCVDPLNRSALIAAIENENIELINLLLREGIKVKDALLHAIKEEYVEAVETLLLWEEENHVPGEPYSWEAVDRSSSSFTADITPLILAAHKNNYEILKILLDRGATLPMPHDVRCGCDECVTSSEQDSLRHSQSRINAYKALSSSSLIALSSKDPISTAFHLSWELRRLSRMETEFRAEYTQMRLAVQEFATALLDHARTSNELEIMLNFSPGAVDNWEPGERQTLERLKLALNHKQKMFVAHPNVQQLLAAIWYEGLPGFRRKSILGQIMQVAKLGTMFPVYSMIYMIAPNSEMGLFMKKPFVKFIVHSASYAFFLMLLGGASQRVEYLAIEWFGPDWAQDILAEWKRKERGSLPGMFECLVILYIISLIWHEMKSLWNDGLMEYVSDLWNIVDFISNTFYIVWMSLRFTSWYTVWRDAKAGLNPWYPREQWDPFDPMLLSEGAFAAGMIFSFLKLVHIFSINPHLGPLQVSLGRMIIDIIKFFFIYTLVLFAFGCGLNQLLWYYAVLEKNKCYHLPSGLPDFDNNEKACAIWRRFANLFETSQSLFWASFGLVDLMAFELSGIKSFTRFWALLMFGSYSVINIIVLLNMLIAMMSNSYQIISERSDTEWKFARSRLWMSYFEDGDTLPPPFNLFPSIKNFTNLCKCSNDKRSTTSIIKRNREKAQRRHENVMKLLVRRYVTAEQRKRDDFGITEDDVMEIRQDISTLRYELIDILHQNGMRTPNLKPNENAIAGKKGRVMERRILKDFQIGFVEGILQDTFATPSEKPADVFSTIAKAIGNKSSTKKKKPEDWNALVRRSTVARDPIGNSTEAIMRRSRQSLRKQILDNSNKGLEMDTDHLVEYNPKLSEVTPVTRVAYVKFMTTKMKKDAADVAAATAAAEAAGASETSTSTFENERRQTWKRSSLKNLVDMKDKISDLEASGEQPPVPDEQEAAEPAEPTTAMVTVEEPHPAEPAPEAEPLEGVRAEPRPKVRVRSPIIEDPNEEREDTPCCASPPPPPDPIPERPVSPIPPNSPERHPVPEIESPSPPPAAAAAAAGTKSPEGSARCQETLSPTGSTKSTESVRPKPATPSSKAPERLTLSPTPSGPSEDTGGPKASPSNRGKSKSTGRNLGGWI from the exons ATGAAGAAGGCGACCGAGTCGCGGGAGAACCTCGTCAACTCGGCGGTGTCGCTCGAGGACGGCACCACCGAGCCGGTGGACGATCATCCCTCAACGCTCCGGTCGATGAAGAGCGCCGCGTCCGAGTTTGACCTCGACATCCAGGACATCGTGCTGACCAAGACGGAGAAGCGCTTCCTGCTCACCGCGGAACGGGGCGATTGCGCAACCGTAAGAAG AATCATCCAGGAAAACAAGGAGCACCCGGAAGAGTTCGACATCAACTGTGTGGACCCGCTCAACCGCTCCGCCCTGATAGCGGCCATCGAAAATGAGAACATCGAGCTGATCAATCTGCTGCTACGCGAAGGTATCAAAGTCAAG GATGCACTGCTGCACGCCATCAAGGAGGAGTACGTGGAGGCGGTCGagacgctgctgctgtgggaGGAGGAAAACCATGTACCGGGCGAACCCTAC AGCTGGGAAGCGGTCGACCGGTCCTCGTCGTCCTTTACCGCCGACATTACGCCGCTGATACTGGCGGCACATAAAAACAACTACGAGATACTCAAAATTCTGCTCGACCGCGGTGCCACCCTGCCCATGCCGCATGATGTTCG GTGCGGCTGCGACGAGTGTGTTACCTCGAGCGAGCAGGACTCGCTCCGCCACTCGCAGTCGCGCATCAACGCGTACAAGGCGCTCTCGTCCAGCTCGCTGATAGCGCTCAGCTCGAAGGATCCCATCTCGACCGCGTTCCATCTGTCGTGGGAGCTGCGGCGCCTCAGCCGCATGGAGACGGAGTTCCGTGCCGAGTACACG CAAATGCGGCTTGCGGTGCAGGAGTTCGCGACGGCCCTGCTCGACCACGCACGCACCTCCAACGAGCTGGAGATCATGCTCAACTTTAGCCCGGGCGCGGTCGACAACTGGGAGCCGGGCGAGCGGCAAACGCTCGAGCGGCTGAAGCTCGCCCTCAACCACAAGCAAAAGATG TTCGTCGCACATCCGAacgtgcagcagctgctggcggCGATCTGGTACGAGGGGTTGCCGGGCTTCCGGCGCAAATCCATCCTCGGCCAGATCATGCAGGTCGCGAAGCTGGGCACAATGTTTCCGGTGTACAGCATGATCTACATGATAGCGCCCAACTCGGAGATGGGTCTGTTCATGAAGAAACCGTTCGTCAAGTTTATCGTCCATTCGGCTAGCTACGCGTTCTTTCTAA TGCTGCTTGGCGGTGCGTCACAGCGCGTCGAGTACCTCGCGATCGAGTGGTTCGGGCCGGACTGGGCCCAGGACATACTGGCGGAGTGGAAGCGAAAGGAGCGTGGCTCGCTTCCCGGGATGTTCGAGTGTCTGGTGATACTGTACATCATAA GTTTGATATGGCACGAGATGAAGTCGCTCTGGAACGACGGGCTGATGGAGTACGTCTCGGACCTCTGGAACATTGTCGACTTCATCTCCAACACGTTCTACATCGTGTGGATGAGCCTGCGCTTCACCTCCTGGTACACGGTTTGG CGCGACGCCAAGGCGGGCCTCAATCCCTGGTACCCGCGCGAACAGTGGGACCCGTTCGATCCGATGCTGCTGTCCGAGGGCGCGTTCGCCGCCGGCATGATCTTCTCCTTCCTCAAGCTGGTGCACATCTTCTCGATCAATCCGCACCTCGGGCCGCTGCAGGTGTCGCTCGGCCGCATGATCATCGACATCATCAAGTTCTTCTTCATCTACACGCTGGTGCTGTTCGCGTTCGGGTGCGGCCTGAACCAGCTGCTCTGGTACTACGCGGTGCTGGAGAAGAACAAGTGCTACCATCTGCCGAGCGGGCTGCCCGACTTCGACAACAACGAGAAGGCGTGCGCGATCTGGCGCCGGTTCGCGAACCTGTTCGAAACGTCCCAGTCGCTGTTCTGGGCCTCGTTCGGGCTGGTCGACCTGATGGCGTTCGAGCTGAGCGGCATCAAGAGCTTCACGCGCTTCTGGGCGCTGCTAATGTTCGGCTCGTACAGCGTGATCAACATCATCGTGCTGCTGAATATGCTGATTGCCATGATGAGCAACTCCTACCAGATTATTTCG GAACGGTCCGATACGGAGTGGAAGTTTGCCCGGTCGCGGCTGTGGATGAGCTACTTCGAGGATGGCGATACGCTGCCGCCACCGTTCAATCTCTTCCCCTCGATCAAAAACTTCACCAACCTATGCAAATGCTCGAACGACAAGCGCTCCACGACGAGCATTATT AAACGCAACCGGGAGAAAGCCCAGCGGCGCCACGAGAACGTCATGAAGCTGCTCGTCCGGCGCTACGTGACGGCGGAGCAGCGCAAGCGGGACGACTTCGGCATCACCGAGGACGACGTGATGGAGATCCGGCAGGACATTAGCACGCTGCGGTACGAGCTGATTGACATACTGCACCAGAACGGTATGCGCACGCCGAACCTGAAGCCGAACGAGAACGCAA TTGCCGGCAAGAAGGGGCGCGTGATGGAGCGGCGCATACTGAAGGACTTCCAGATCGGGTTCGTCGAGGGCATCCTGCAGGACACGTTCGCGACGCCGAGCGAGAAGCCGGCGGACGTGTTCAGCACCATCGCGAAGGCAATCGGCAACAAGTCGAGCACGAAGAAGAA GAAGCCAGAGGACTGGAATGCGCTGGTGCGGCGCAGCACGGTCGCGCGCGACCCGATCGGCAACTCGACCGAGGCGATCATGCGCCGCAGCCGGCAGAGCCTGCGGAAGCAGATACTGGACAACTCGAACAAGGGGCTCGAGATGGACACGGACCATCTGGTCGAGTACAACCCGAAGCTGTCCGAGGTGACGCCGGTGACGCGCGTCGCCTACGTCAAGTTCATGACGACCAAGATGAAGAAGGACGCGGCGGATGTGGCGGCGGCCACGGCCGCGGCGGAGGCGGCCGGCGCGAGCGAAACCTCGACCTCGACCTTCGAGAACGAGCGCCGCCAGACGTGGAAGCGCAGCTCGCTCAAGAACCTGGTCGACATGAAGGACAAGATCAGC GACCTCGAGGCGAGCGGGGAGCAGCCACCGGTCCCGGACGAGCAGGAGGCCGCCGAGCCGGCTGAACCGACCACGGCCATGGTCACGGTGGAGGAGCCGCATCCCGCCGAGCCCGCGCCGGAGGCGGAACCGCTGGAGGGGGTACGGGCGGAGCCCCGGCCGAAGGTGCGCGTCCGTTCGCCCATCATCGAGGACCCGAACGAGGAGCGCGAGGACACACCGTGCTGTGCTAgcccgccaccaccgccggacCCGATCCCGGAGCGGCCGGTGTCGCCGATTCCGCCCAACAGCCCGGAACGTCATCCCGTGCCGGAGATTGAGTCaccctcaccaccaccagcagcagcagcagcagcagcgggtaCCAAATCACCGGAAGGGTCTGCCCGCTGTCAGGAGACGCTGTCGCCCACCGGTTCCACCAAGTCAACCGAATCGGTCCGCCCCAAGCCGGCGACGCCCTCGTCCAAGGCGCCGGAGCGGCTCACGCTCAGTCCAACCCCGTCCGGCCCGTCGGAGGACACCGGCGGTCCGAAGGCGTCACCCTCGAACCGCGGCAAGTCCAAGAGCACGGGCCGCAATCTGGGCGGCTGGATCTAG